From one Bifidobacterium sp. WK012_4_13 genomic stretch:
- a CDS encoding hydantoinase/carbamoylase family amidase produces MMKAMPQDAYFTEMFAQLSAIGRLQDGGTNRMALTGEDIEQRQWFKERLEDAGAVVHVDPIGNIFGVFEWMRDASCVLIGSHLDSQEHGGIFDGAYGVVAALAVGRRINGLVSEGKLHPKHNLAVVSWTNEEGARFEPSIMGSRVYTGELSMEEALRSRDLQDMSMHDALLESGWAGSESAPSAVAYAEIHVEQGTQLIESRSNIGMVTGNWAAVKMDVSIEGEQSHTGATAMADRRDALFATALLICETRNLVEEYPEDALRSSATKLRTFPHSPNIVSSHCTIHIEVRSECLSTALEAAEKLQSRFANIERRSATTVTLLHREVRESMHYWNPGLAIAEESAVESGSAAMRMKTVSGHDSVALNAVMPTIMLFVPSEGGYAHSPKELTSGSDQQQGVRMLGAVTARLVTMSSFEEV; encoded by the coding sequence ATGATGAAAGCAATGCCGCAGGACGCGTACTTCACGGAGATGTTTGCCCAACTCTCAGCGATCGGTCGGCTTCAGGATGGCGGAACGAACCGCATGGCCTTGACTGGCGAAGACATCGAACAGCGCCAGTGGTTCAAAGAACGACTTGAGGATGCCGGAGCCGTGGTTCATGTCGATCCGATCGGGAACATCTTTGGCGTGTTCGAATGGATGCGTGATGCTTCCTGCGTGCTGATCGGCTCCCATCTGGACAGCCAGGAGCATGGCGGCATCTTTGACGGCGCCTATGGTGTCGTTGCAGCTCTCGCGGTGGGCAGGCGCATCAATGGTCTGGTGTCTGAGGGCAAACTGCATCCGAAGCATAATCTGGCCGTTGTCTCGTGGACGAACGAGGAGGGGGCCCGCTTTGAGCCGAGCATCATGGGGAGCAGAGTGTATACGGGCGAGCTTTCCATGGAAGAGGCGCTCAGATCAAGGGATTTGCAAGACATGAGCATGCATGACGCACTTCTGGAATCGGGGTGGGCAGGCAGCGAATCCGCGCCTTCAGCCGTGGCATATGCGGAGATTCATGTCGAACAGGGAACGCAGCTCATCGAATCGCGGTCTAACATCGGCATGGTTACCGGCAATTGGGCTGCCGTCAAGATGGACGTCTCCATTGAAGGAGAGCAGTCTCACACAGGCGCCACAGCCATGGCGGATCGAAGGGATGCGCTTTTCGCAACGGCACTGCTGATCTGTGAAACGAGGAATCTGGTTGAGGAGTACCCAGAGGACGCGCTGCGAAGCTCTGCGACCAAATTGAGGACATTCCCACATTCTCCAAATATTGTGTCTTCCCACTGCACGATCCATATTGAAGTTCGTTCGGAATGCCTGAGCACGGCCCTGGAAGCCGCCGAGAAGCTGCAGAGCCGCTTTGCCAATATTGAGAGGCGGTCTGCGACGACCGTCACCCTGCTGCACAGGGAAGTGCGCGAGTCCATGCATTACTGGAATCCCGGGCTCGCGATCGCAGAGGAATCGGCTGTGGAATCAGGCTCAGCGGCCATGCGCATGAAAACCGTGTCTGGCCACGATTCAGTTGCCCTGAATGCCGTGATGCCTACCATCATGCTTTTCGTTCCCAGTGAGGGAGGATATGCCCACTCTCCCAAGGAGCTCACCAGCGGTTCCGATCAGCAGCAGGGCGTGCGGATGCTGGGAGCAGTGACGGCACGCCTCGTCACGATGTCTTCCTTCGAAGAGGTCTAA
- a CDS encoding phosphoenolpyruvate carboxylase yields MTDNNQQITAADAAIVTSGTGTKGPEERDLPTTLKRDMDLCLRLLRVVLGEFNPELLEKFDALRQDAVEASAEHFSDILVDPHPDEDGLAKSVALIDETPMHDSQMLARAFTTYFHLANLCEENYRVAALHQREMNVDISSAVDPVNEMTGAYHQLIDEMGPAKAAELLDKLEFHPVFTAHPTEARRKAVEGKIRRIAELLEIRPTLGGSDLEENERRLCNEIDALFRTSPIALKKPTPVQEADTIIDIFDNTLFDTIPKVYRRFDDWVLGKKAGTVPPVCPAFFHPGSWIGSDRDGNPNVTAKISRQVSRKFTDHVIAKLEESTRTVGRNLTVESETTPSSTELLNLWNHQKEMSERLTEKAALISRHETHRAVMLVIADRLHESINRDADLMYHSCEDFIADLKIVQRSLADAGATRHAYGPLQELIWQAQTFGFHLVEMEFRQHSVVHARALEDIREHGLHGERGELQPMTHEVLDTFRALGSIQKRNGIKAARRYIISFTKSAQHVKDVFELNRLAFAHPEDVPTIDVIPLFEQLEDLQNSVDTLEEIIKIPEVQARLKATGNKMEVMLGYSDSSKDAGPTSATLALHSAQERIAKWARSHDIDLTLFHGRGGAVGRGGGPANRAVLAQPVGSVNCRFKLTEQGEVIFARYGNPVLAIRHIESVAAATLLQSSPSVEKRNTEMTEKYADMASALNDASHERFLDLLHTPDFTPWFSIVTPLNEVGLLPIGSRPAKRGLGAKSLDDLRTIPWVFSWAQARINLAAWYGLGTACEQLNDIDTMRKAYEEWPLFSTFIDNIEMSIAKTDERIAKMYLALGDREDLNEKVLHEMELTRKWVLLIVGDQWPLQHRHVLGQAIRIRSPYVDALSVTQVRALRTLRRRNDKEELSKSQQADFIYLILCTVSGVAAGLQNTG; encoded by the coding sequence ATGACAGATAACAATCAACAGATTACTGCTGCGGATGCCGCGATAGTGACATCCGGGACGGGCACCAAAGGCCCCGAAGAGCGTGATCTTCCAACAACACTCAAGCGCGATATGGATCTGTGCCTGCGACTTCTTCGCGTCGTGCTTGGTGAATTCAATCCCGAGCTTCTCGAGAAATTCGATGCTCTCAGGCAGGATGCAGTCGAGGCGAGTGCGGAGCATTTCAGCGACATTCTCGTTGATCCGCATCCAGATGAGGATGGCCTTGCAAAGTCAGTGGCCCTCATCGATGAGACCCCGATGCATGATTCTCAGATGCTCGCGCGAGCATTCACGACATACTTCCATCTCGCCAATCTGTGCGAGGAGAACTACCGCGTCGCAGCGCTGCATCAGCGTGAGATGAACGTGGACATCAGCTCAGCGGTCGATCCCGTCAATGAAATGACTGGCGCATACCACCAGCTCATTGACGAAATGGGTCCGGCGAAGGCAGCTGAATTGCTTGACAAGTTGGAATTCCATCCAGTCTTCACCGCGCATCCGACAGAAGCACGACGCAAGGCGGTCGAGGGCAAGATTCGTCGCATCGCCGAGCTTCTTGAGATTCGCCCAACGCTTGGCGGTTCCGATCTGGAAGAGAACGAACGCCGTCTGTGCAACGAAATCGATGCCTTGTTCCGCACGTCTCCCATCGCTTTGAAGAAGCCGACACCTGTTCAGGAAGCCGACACGATCATCGATATCTTCGACAACACCTTGTTCGATACCATTCCCAAGGTCTATCGCCGCTTTGATGACTGGGTTCTGGGTAAGAAGGCGGGCACCGTTCCACCGGTATGCCCCGCATTCTTCCATCCAGGCAGCTGGATAGGTTCAGATCGCGATGGCAATCCAAACGTCACGGCCAAGATCAGCCGTCAGGTCTCTCGAAAATTCACCGATCATGTCATCGCCAAGCTTGAAGAGTCGACGCGTACGGTCGGTCGCAACCTCACTGTTGAAAGTGAAACCACTCCTTCAAGCACCGAACTGCTCAACCTGTGGAATCACCAGAAGGAGATGAGCGAGCGCCTCACCGAAAAGGCAGCGCTGATCTCTCGGCATGAAACACATCGTGCGGTGATGCTGGTTATCGCAGACCGTCTGCATGAGTCCATCAATCGTGATGCGGACCTGATGTACCACAGCTGCGAGGACTTCATCGCAGATCTCAAGATCGTGCAGCGCTCGCTCGCAGACGCAGGAGCAACGCGGCATGCCTACGGCCCCTTGCAGGAACTCATATGGCAGGCACAGACCTTCGGCTTCCATCTCGTAGAGATGGAATTCCGTCAGCATTCTGTCGTTCACGCCCGCGCGCTCGAGGACATTCGCGAGCATGGGCTGCATGGCGAACGCGGTGAGCTCCAGCCGATGACGCATGAGGTGCTCGACACCTTCCGTGCACTCGGTTCGATTCAGAAGCGCAATGGCATCAAGGCCGCCAGACGATACATCATTTCGTTCACGAAGTCAGCCCAGCACGTCAAGGATGTGTTCGAGCTGAACCGTCTCGCTTTCGCGCATCCAGAAGACGTTCCGACCATCGATGTGATTCCGCTGTTCGAGCAGCTCGAAGATCTTCAGAACAGCGTCGACACCCTTGAGGAAATCATCAAGATTCCCGAGGTCCAGGCACGGCTGAAGGCCACCGGAAACAAGATGGAAGTCATGCTTGGATACTCGGACTCATCCAAGGATGCTGGCCCTACATCCGCGACCCTTGCACTGCATTCCGCTCAGGAACGCATCGCCAAGTGGGCGAGGAGCCACGACATTGATCTGACGCTCTTCCACGGTCGTGGCGGTGCCGTCGGTCGTGGCGGCGGCCCTGCGAACCGAGCGGTCCTGGCTCAGCCTGTCGGCTCCGTCAACTGCCGTTTCAAGCTCACCGAGCAAGGCGAGGTAATCTTCGCCCGCTATGGCAACCCCGTTCTCGCAATCCGCCATATCGAATCGGTCGCGGCTGCGACTTTGCTGCAGTCTTCTCCAAGCGTCGAAAAGCGCAACACGGAGATGACCGAGAAATATGCCGATATGGCTTCCGCGCTCAACGATGCATCGCACGAGCGTTTCCTCGATCTGCTGCATACTCCGGACTTCACGCCATGGTTCTCCATCGTGACGCCGCTGAATGAGGTTGGTCTGCTTCCGATCGGCTCACGCCCAGCGAAGCGAGGCCTCGGAGCAAAGTCCCTGGATGACCTGCGAACGATTCCATGGGTGTTCTCATGGGCTCAGGCGCGCATCAACCTTGCTGCATGGTATGGGCTTGGAACGGCGTGCGAGCAGCTCAACGACATCGACACGATGCGGAAGGCATATGAGGAGTGGCCTCTTTTCAGCACCTTCATTGACAACATCGAAATGTCCATCGCGAAGACCGACGAACGCATCGCAAAGATGTACCTTGCCTTGGGCGATCGCGAGGATCTGAATGAAAAGGTTCTTCACGAGATGGAGCTCACCCGCAAATGGGTCCTTCTCATCGTTGGGGATCAATGGCCATTGCAGCATCGTCATGTGCTTGGTCAGGCGATCAGAATCCGCTCCCCATATGTCGACGCGCTGTCAGTGACACAGGTTCGCGCGCTGCGCACGCTGCGCCGCCGCAACGACAAGGAAGAACTGAGCAAGAGCCAGCAGGCAGACTTCATCTATCTGATTCTCTGCACGGTTTCGGGTGTCGCCGCAGGCCTTCAGAACACTGGATGA
- a CDS encoding amidase, whose product MVFGISQFRSAYCKGELTPAQAIATQLEYARSVAASVNAISVFSDSAVQEAEMSTRRYMSHNPIGPLDGVPVVVKDSYCVEGMPRWHGSAIHDGDPVSASSSEPVMRLRQAGAIIIAKTTMPDMGMLGSGISSQFGIVRNPWDTSKSPGGSSAGTGAALAAGLAAFGLGTDIAGSVRLPAGHCGLAAIKPTQGRIAYSPASTMRSAGVMGRSVSDVIEGLSVIGREASTDPMCLPGAFSPTSIESVFQRMPTVGLLLDMGYGLQVQSSVRQAVEDAARRLTDAGFIVEPMSLGLTDADFADADRVFKAHAASEVRASRHPDRVVEHVKTWLQDAQKISMMDYDDALAGLLNTVRRIEHATRQCDFLISPVIPVPGFSADSPGPGDEQRLLRHTQFTAWFNQTGQPAAVYRECHDETSGLPIGVQIIGRRFDDAGVLAVTQYLEQTRSKVPEYPVLQGGPQYAN is encoded by the coding sequence ATGGTTTTTGGCATATCGCAATTCAGATCCGCATACTGCAAAGGGGAACTGACTCCGGCGCAGGCAATTGCCACGCAGCTGGAGTATGCGCGGTCGGTCGCTGCTTCGGTGAACGCGATCAGCGTCTTCAGCGACAGTGCCGTCCAAGAGGCAGAGATGAGCACGAGACGATACATGTCACACAATCCGATTGGTCCTCTCGACGGCGTTCCTGTGGTGGTTAAAGACAGCTATTGCGTGGAAGGCATGCCACGCTGGCATGGAAGTGCGATTCATGATGGCGATCCCGTGTCTGCAAGCTCGTCCGAGCCTGTTATGCGCTTGCGCCAAGCGGGCGCAATAATCATTGCAAAAACCACCATGCCAGATATGGGCATGCTTGGCAGCGGCATCAGCTCGCAGTTCGGCATCGTTAGAAATCCCTGGGACACTTCAAAGAGTCCCGGGGGGTCAAGTGCGGGCACCGGCGCTGCATTGGCAGCGGGTCTGGCAGCCTTTGGATTGGGAACGGACATCGCAGGTTCAGTCAGGTTGCCGGCCGGTCATTGCGGCCTTGCTGCCATAAAGCCCACTCAAGGCCGCATTGCATATTCACCGGCAAGCACCATGCGTTCGGCAGGTGTTATGGGACGCAGTGTGAGCGATGTGATCGAAGGGCTGTCGGTCATTGGCAGGGAAGCGTCAACGGATCCCATGTGCCTTCCAGGAGCGTTCTCGCCGACGAGCATCGAAAGCGTGTTCCAAAGAATGCCCACGGTCGGTCTCCTGCTTGATATGGGCTATGGCCTGCAGGTCCAGTCCAGCGTCCGTCAGGCAGTCGAAGATGCGGCCAGAAGGCTTACGGATGCAGGATTCATCGTTGAGCCAATGTCGCTGGGATTGACGGATGCGGATTTCGCCGATGCCGATCGCGTTTTCAAGGCACACGCGGCAAGCGAGGTGCGCGCTTCTCGCCATCCTGACCGTGTTGTCGAACATGTCAAGACATGGCTGCAGGACGCTCAGAAGATCAGCATGATGGATTATGACGATGCGCTCGCCGGTCTGCTGAACACGGTTCGTCGGATAGAGCATGCCACAAGGCAATGCGACTTCCTCATCAGCCCGGTTATCCCCGTACCTGGTTTCAGTGCGGACAGTCCCGGACCGGGGGACGAGCAACGGCTGCTGCGGCATACGCAATTCACCGCGTGGTTCAACCAGACCGGACAGCCCGCTGCGGTCTACCGAGAATGCCATGACGAGACTTCCGGGTTGCCGATCGGCGTCCAGATCATTGGGAGACGATTCGATGATGCGGGAGTTCTGGCGGTGACCCAATACCTGGAGCAGACTCGCTCCAAAGTTCCTGAATACCCAGTGCTGCAAGGAGGGCCACAATATGCCAATTGA
- a CDS encoding phosphotransferase, which produces MKSEIAEDSMAHGGRLLHPRHVEIPDQVMEAIDGIEMWESQTLFAKPMSGGLNNENWYVRDGSDTAYFLKVPGSGTGFIDRSAGDAGTLRASDLGIGPAVYAFDPDSGVEITQFLEGYDTCTTTSLRTAEQGLQAMQIYRRLHGSATFDHTNTLFDQIDQHLQQMRELRIAVPSWVVDLVDEYKDVKRRFIASGLHIVPCHNDPMPGNFLVKQGTMKIIDFEFCGNNEESCELGLFLTEMFYDEEDAMPLLEEYFGTVSKQALSRVQASRVIGDIKWGMWGIITSVVRDARFDYWKYGIWKLMRAYTYLHELSWTEVKDGI; this is translated from the coding sequence ATGAAAAGTGAGATAGCCGAAGATTCCATGGCGCATGGGGGCCGACTGCTGCATCCTCGCCATGTCGAAATTCCGGATCAGGTGATGGAAGCCATCGATGGCATCGAAATGTGGGAATCGCAGACCCTGTTTGCCAAGCCGATGAGCGGGGGTCTCAACAATGAGAACTGGTATGTCAGAGATGGTTCGGACACTGCATATTTCTTGAAGGTGCCAGGCTCCGGCACTGGATTCATTGACCGATCGGCCGGTGATGCAGGCACGTTGCGGGCCTCGGATCTTGGAATCGGACCAGCAGTCTATGCCTTCGACCCCGATTCCGGTGTGGAAATCACGCAATTCCTGGAGGGCTATGACACCTGCACGACGACGAGTCTGAGAACCGCCGAGCAGGGTCTGCAGGCGATGCAGATCTATCGAAGGCTCCATGGAAGCGCCACCTTTGACCACACGAATACGCTTTTTGACCAGATAGACCAGCATCTTCAACAGATGAGAGAGCTGCGCATCGCCGTTCCATCCTGGGTCGTCGACCTTGTCGATGAGTACAAGGATGTGAAGCGTCGGTTCATCGCTTCGGGACTGCACATCGTCCCGTGCCATAACGATCCGATGCCGGGCAATTTCCTCGTGAAGCAAGGAACGATGAAGATCATTGATTTCGAGTTCTGCGGAAACAATGAGGAAAGCTGCGAGCTGGGGCTCTTCCTCACCGAGATGTTCTATGACGAGGAGGATGCGATGCCTCTGCTCGAGGAATATTTCGGCACGGTATCCAAGCAGGCGTTGAGCCGCGTTCAGGCTTCACGGGTCATAGGCGATATCAAGTGGGGGATGTGGGGCATCATCACATCCGTCGTCAGGGATGCGCGCTTTGACTATTGGAAGTATGGCATTTGGAAGCTTATGCGTGCATATACCTATCTGCACGAATTGTCTTGGACTGAAGTGAAAGACGGCATATAG
- a CDS encoding threonine/serine exporter ThrE family protein: MFIKGRKEAKNLRDTEREAEDKVSGFHSHALPLDMEDIIRDFDTPVTEAGLAAKTSLIVRVGMLDLGAGTGSFRVREMMHRIAFPLGVHVRSDVNLTDIEATCTDGKERMTEVVDLPTTGVNTERIWLLEHFADWFSVRCGLTSIYHHEPTLSTELVDTLGTHESEGSALRAVKTRRKRLAAKLPTGDYAKHFEHHQPDSLAHGMKPITVREAHARLDTIERRHPLYSPQFAGLASAVACASFVFLLGGGPIDMLGAFIGAGVGHYIRRLLLARHINQFFVTFVVVAIAALACVGTLRFFGIFYPSALEHDTAYIGATLFVIPGFPLVTGGLDIAKIDYPSGIQRLTYALSIILMATFAGWAVARIVMLNPQGFAPLGLNDWTNGLLRFAMAFGGVWGFSVMFNSPQRMALTAASIGAITDTLRLEIQDLFGVPPEAAAFVGAFIAGILASFWRSAVRRGWLPPHLGYPRICLTVPSIVIMVPGLYMYRAMFYLGQFNTLHALDWGFRAFMVILCLPVGLAMARVITDRSWRYDK; the protein is encoded by the coding sequence ATGTTTATAAAAGGGCGTAAGGAAGCCAAAAACCTGCGCGATACAGAGCGCGAGGCAGAGGACAAGGTATCTGGTTTCCACAGCCATGCGCTGCCTTTGGACATGGAAGACATCATCAGGGACTTCGACACGCCAGTTACCGAGGCGGGTCTTGCTGCCAAGACGAGTCTGATCGTCCGCGTGGGCATGCTCGACCTTGGCGCGGGAACAGGGAGCTTCCGCGTCCGGGAGATGATGCACCGCATCGCATTTCCGCTCGGCGTACATGTCCGTTCCGACGTGAACCTCACCGATATCGAAGCTACCTGCACCGATGGCAAGGAACGCATGACAGAGGTCGTCGATCTGCCGACGACCGGTGTCAATACCGAAAGGATATGGCTTCTCGAACATTTTGCCGATTGGTTCAGCGTGCGCTGCGGACTCACCAGCATCTACCATCATGAGCCCACCCTGTCGACCGAGCTGGTCGATACCCTTGGCACGCACGAGTCTGAGGGCTCCGCGCTCAGGGCCGTGAAGACAAGAAGGAAGAGGCTCGCAGCCAAGCTCCCGACCGGCGACTATGCGAAGCACTTCGAGCATCATCAGCCCGATTCCCTCGCGCATGGCATGAAACCCATAACGGTGCGCGAGGCGCATGCAAGGCTCGATACGATCGAACGCCGTCACCCGCTCTATTCTCCGCAATTCGCAGGTCTGGCATCGGCCGTCGCATGCGCATCCTTCGTGTTCCTGCTCGGAGGCGGACCGATTGACATGCTTGGTGCGTTCATCGGCGCGGGAGTGGGGCACTACATTCGAAGGCTGCTGCTTGCCAGGCACATCAATCAGTTCTTCGTGACCTTCGTCGTGGTTGCCATAGCGGCGCTCGCCTGCGTGGGGACCTTGCGGTTCTTTGGCATCTTCTATCCTTCGGCGTTGGAACACGATACGGCATATATTGGCGCGACCTTGTTCGTCATCCCCGGATTCCCGCTTGTCACCGGAGGTCTGGATATCGCCAAGATCGACTATCCGTCGGGCATCCAGCGTCTCACCTATGCACTCTCGATAATTCTGATGGCCACCTTTGCAGGCTGGGCGGTGGCCAGGATCGTGATGCTCAACCCTCAGGGCTTTGCACCCTTGGGATTGAACGACTGGACGAATGGCCTGCTGCGATTCGCGATGGCGTTTGGCGGTGTATGGGGCTTCTCGGTCATGTTCAATTCGCCGCAGCGCATGGCTCTGACGGCCGCCAGCATCGGTGCGATAACCGATACGCTGCGTTTGGAGATTCAGGATCTCTTCGGAGTGCCGCCAGAGGCTGCAGCCTTCGTCGGTGCCTTCATCGCGGGCATTCTTGCCTCGTTCTGGCGTAGTGCGGTGAGACGGGGGTGGCTGCCGCCACATCTGGGTTACCCTCGCATCTGCCTTACGGTTCCCTCGATAGTGATCATGGTTCCGGGACTCTATATGTATCGTGCGATGTTCTATCTCGGGCAGTTCAATACGCTTCATGCCCTCGATTGGGGGTTCAGGGCCTTCATGGTTATCCTGTGCCTGCCCGTTGGACTCGCAATGGCTCGAGTCATCACGGACCGCTCATGGCGATACGACAAATAG
- a CDS encoding GntR family transcriptional regulator, producing the protein MPGEKVGTERALAQSLQVNRSTLRNALSRLEETHEIVRLIGRGGGIVVSDNKLVRHIDTPDSLRDMARRQGHRIESKVLSASLSAPSEADRRHLLLPDGTSIYRISRLRDMDGSPFSLEQSIVPADLFPQLLTKDVAPSLYSVLTRIYCVAIKTVQETFEVAEATFETANLLNQPEGTPLVRVLRSATDTHNRIVEHSVDLYVASKVRFTLHSNEFVRLSMLRDKPRVDSHQPASETR; encoded by the coding sequence TTGCCAGGGGAGAAAGTTGGAACCGAACGCGCCCTTGCACAGTCCCTTCAGGTCAACAGATCCACTCTGCGCAACGCATTGAGCAGGCTGGAGGAGACGCACGAGATCGTCCGGCTCATCGGCCGAGGCGGCGGAATAGTCGTCTCAGACAATAAGCTGGTGCGGCATATCGACACCCCTGACAGTCTGCGCGACATGGCAAGAAGACAGGGCCACCGCATTGAAAGCAAAGTCCTCAGCGCCAGCCTGTCGGCTCCGAGCGAGGCCGACAGACGCCATCTGCTGTTGCCGGATGGGACCTCCATCTATCGAATCAGCAGGCTACGCGACATGGATGGCAGTCCGTTCTCCCTTGAACAGAGCATCGTGCCCGCCGACCTCTTCCCTCAGCTGCTCACCAAGGACGTTGCCCCTTCGCTGTATTCGGTTCTGACCAGGATCTATTGCGTCGCGATAAAGACGGTCCAAGAGACGTTCGAGGTCGCCGAGGCTACCTTCGAAACAGCCAATCTCCTGAATCAGCCAGAAGGAACCCCGCTGGTGCGCGTTCTGCGCTCGGCGACTGACACGCATAATAGGATCGTCGAGCATTCGGTCGATCTATACGTCGCCTCGAAAGTGCGGTTCACCCTGCATTCGAACGAATTCGTGAGGCTGTCGATGCTCAGGGACAAGCCACGGGTCGATTCGCATCAGCCAGCGTCAGAGACCCGGTGA
- a CDS encoding sodium:solute symporter: MVIMFSMIALFFAAVIAILYVTLKKTRSFDDYAVASRSFGPWYVAMCYVNSWWPGTVFISFAGLSVTSGVFGFYGLAYSTLGLAFMYFMATRAWRWGKHYGLVTQPDLLKLRYNSKAVGIITSIIGAVAIFPWTVLGMQALATVFHIASEGSWALPVCLVVGLLVVLIRQIWTVQMGMRGLVYTDMFQGIFAYVIAAIVCIWLLVAPSSPANWGDLSHLAGNLIKVPGDGDGYGSLYLFCQVFTGVVGALCWPMSFVRIYTANNIRSVKKSTNYAIIISGVFYALLTLVMIAAAHIPNVAKNPQAGWTTLLQDYGGTWLIGLGLVMIFAGSIGHIDGSVQAAGTQIANDIVDSRKNMSDHQKTVFSKICMIVFVFAAAIAAYFTNGMPRLQLLAQMSYQGIIQISVPLFLGVFFKFGNKFGAIAGMVSGFVLAAALTIAFPDDIPALGSLTSGVVGLVVNLVLYVVVSMATKTGKGEAERVNELFLVASASTPVSDRSTGAVEEPVSLVAMEGSETAAAPSA, from the coding sequence ATGGTAATTATGTTCTCGATGATTGCGCTGTTCTTCGCTGCGGTCATAGCGATTCTGTACGTGACCCTTAAGAAGACCCGTTCGTTCGATGACTATGCGGTGGCAAGCAGGTCCTTTGGGCCTTGGTATGTGGCCATGTGCTATGTCAATTCCTGGTGGCCGGGAACTGTGTTCATCTCCTTCGCTGGGCTGAGCGTGACTTCCGGAGTATTCGGCTTCTATGGCCTGGCATATTCGACCCTGGGTCTCGCGTTCATGTATTTCATGGCAACGCGGGCATGGCGATGGGGCAAGCATTATGGGCTGGTGACTCAGCCTGATCTATTGAAGCTTCGCTACAATTCCAAGGCTGTCGGCATCATCACGTCCATCATTGGCGCTGTGGCGATCTTCCCGTGGACAGTGCTCGGCATGCAGGCCTTGGCGACGGTCTTCCACATTGCCAGCGAGGGGAGCTGGGCGTTGCCGGTCTGCCTCGTAGTCGGTCTGCTCGTCGTGCTCATACGCCAGATTTGGACCGTCCAGATGGGCATGCGAGGCTTGGTGTATACCGATATGTTCCAAGGCATCTTTGCCTATGTGATCGCTGCGATCGTGTGCATATGGCTTCTGGTGGCACCGAGCTCCCCTGCAAACTGGGGGGATCTGTCCCATCTGGCAGGCAACCTCATCAAAGTTCCAGGAGACGGCGATGGCTACGGTTCCCTGTATCTCTTCTGCCAGGTCTTCACAGGCGTGGTGGGGGCGCTCTGCTGGCCAATGAGCTTCGTGCGCATATACACGGCCAATAACATTCGCTCTGTCAAGAAATCCACGAATTATGCCATCATCATCTCCGGTGTGTTCTATGCGCTTCTGACCTTGGTGATGATTGCCGCCGCCCATATACCCAACGTTGCCAAGAATCCACAGGCAGGCTGGACGACACTGCTGCAGGACTATGGCGGCACATGGCTTATCGGGCTTGGACTGGTCATGATCTTCGCCGGGTCCATCGGACATATCGACGGCAGCGTTCAGGCGGCTGGAACCCAGATCGCGAATGACATTGTCGATAGCCGAAAGAACATGAGCGATCATCAAAAAACCGTATTCTCCAAGATATGCATGATCGTGTTCGTATTCGCCGCTGCGATCGCCGCATACTTCACCAATGGCATGCCTCGCTTGCAGCTGCTTGCGCAGATGTCGTACCAGGGCATAATCCAGATATCCGTCCCTCTGTTCCTCGGGGTCTTCTTTAAGTTTGGCAACAAGTTCGGTGCCATTGCCGGCATGGTTTCTGGCTTCGTGCTCGCCGCGGCGCTGACCATCGCGTTTCCGGACGACATTCCTGCACTGGGAAGTCTGACATCCGGCGTCGTGGGTCTTGTCGTCAATCTTGTCCTGTATGTGGTGGTGTCGATGGCCACGAAGACAGGCAAGGGAGAGGCCGAGAGAGTCAACGAACTGTTCCTGGTGGCTTCCGCATCGACTCCGGTGAGCGATCGTTCCACGGGTGCCGTCGAAGAGCCTGTCTCACTGGTGGCGATGGAAGGATCTGAGACGGCAGCAGCTCCATCGGCATAG